A genomic stretch from Mycobacteriales bacterium includes:
- a CDS encoding winged helix-turn-helix domain-containing protein — MVVAYGLDAESAEQRTDRIFNALADRTRRDILRRAMEGEHSVSALARSYPMSFAAVQKHVAVLERAGLVVKHPRGREQLVRTDIDAVRTAHRLLDQLEAVWRSRIDRFAEVLGEPTEGADQ; from the coding sequence ATGGTTGTAGCTTATGGTCTGGACGCTGAATCCGCTGAGCAGCGGACCGACCGCATCTTCAACGCGCTCGCGGACCGGACTCGCCGGGACATTCTCAGGCGAGCGATGGAGGGCGAGCATTCCGTCTCGGCCCTCGCTCGCTCCTACCCGATGAGCTTTGCCGCCGTGCAAAAGCACGTCGCCGTGCTCGAACGGGCAGGACTGGTCGTGAAGCACCCACGCGGCCGGGAACAGCTCGTGCGCACCGATATCGACGCCGTCCGCACCGCACATCGCTTGCTCGACCAACTCGAGGCCGTCTGGCGTAGCCGGATCGATCGTTTTGCCGAGGTTCTCGGCGAACCCACAGAAGGAGCCGATCAATGA
- a CDS encoding SRPBCC domain-containing protein, which produces MTVTNVEKDAASLTMTITADLDAPVARAWKLWEDPRQLERWWGPPMYPATFVEHDLAPGATTTYFMTGPGGDQPRGWWRVLAADAPHHLEFESGFADDTGRPNPNMPTMIIRADLHEHDGGTRMTIATTFPSLAAMEQILAMGMEEGMTAAIGQIDDILGAEIQQQPHQQ; this is translated from the coding sequence ATGACCGTCACGAACGTCGAGAAGGACGCTGCGAGCCTGACCATGACGATCACCGCCGACCTCGACGCCCCAGTGGCCCGCGCCTGGAAGCTGTGGGAGGACCCCCGACAGCTCGAACGGTGGTGGGGGCCTCCGATGTATCCGGCGACCTTCGTCGAGCACGACCTCGCGCCAGGCGCCACGACCACCTACTTCATGACCGGTCCCGGGGGCGACCAGCCTCGCGGCTGGTGGCGGGTGCTCGCGGCCGATGCGCCTCACCACCTCGAGTTCGAGAGCGGGTTCGCCGACGACACGGGACGCCCGAACCCGAACATGCCGACGATGATCATCCGGGCCGACCTGCACGAGCACGACGGTGGCACCCGCATGACGATCGCGACGACGTTCCCGTCGCTCGCCGCCATGGAACAGATCCTCGCCATGGGCATGGAGGAAGGCATGACTGCCGCGATCGGTCAGATCGATGACATCCTCGGGGCCGAGATTCAGCAGCAGCCGCATCAGCAGTAG